ACTAATTTTTCAGCAATATCTAATGCAATTAAATTACTAGATTCAGTAACTTTTTTCATTTGTTTTTCATTTACTTTCATTGTTAGAATTATTGATTTTATAATCAGTAATGCACTAATGGAAATTTTTGATGTTGACCAAATGGATGATTTGATTTGTTGTAAATCACGTCCATAACCAGAAGCTAGACCTTTTACAGTGGTTAAAATTGCAGTAAGATTTCCAATTATTTCTGCAGTTTTACCTCTAGTAAGTTCAAGTATATCAGGATTCTTTTTTTGAGGCATTACACTTGAAGGGGATGTAAACTCATCAGATAATTCAATAAATGAAAATTCAGATGTTGACCAAATTATAAAATCTTCAGAAATTCTACTTAGATTAGTCATTAAAATTGAAACCATTGCAACATACTCTGCTACAAAATCACGTGTACTTGTTGCATCAAGTGAATTTTCAACAACACTATCAAAACCCAACATCTTTGCAGTACTATGTCTATCAATTGTAATACTTGTACCTCCAACAGGTCCAGCTCCAAGTGGGCTTTGATTAATTCTTTCAAAGGTATCAAACAGTCTTTGAAAATCTCGAGATAAAACATCTGCTTGAGCTAAAAGATAATGTGAAAATAAACCAGCTTGAGCTTGTTGAAGATGGGTATAAAATGGAATAATTGTTTTTTGATGATTTTTTGAAACAGACACAAGTGACTCTATAGTATCCAAAAGACAGTTGCAAATGATGTTAATATCATCTCGGATTTTCATTCTTATATCTAAAACAACTTGATCATTTCTAGATCTTGCAGTATGCATTTTTCCGCCGCTTGCCATACCTGATTTTTTTATTACTAGAGATTCGATTAACTCATGAATATCTTCTGCTCCAGATGAAGAGTCAAATTTTTCATTTTTCAAATTTTCTAAAGAAGACAGAATTTTTTTTGCATCGTTTTTGGTAATAATTTTATTTTCTAACAGCATTACTGTATGGGCCTGACTACCAATAATATCATACAAAGCGATTTGAGAATCATCATCTATTGATGAAACGTAATCTAAAGTAATATTGCTCAAATCAGTCCCTAATCGTGAACGATACATCAACTAAGATTGTAAAATGGTTATATATAGCATAAATGTTTTTTCGACATGAGCCAAGATATCAAATTACTTAGGGTCAAAATTTTTGATGAATTATCAAAGATTGTAGATCCAGAAATCAACACATCCATTGTGGAATTAGAACTAATTGACGAAGTAGACATCAATGACAGTAACGTCAAAGTAGATTTACATCTAACTAGTCCATTTTGTCCAGCAGTTTTTGGTTTCAAAATTTGTCAAGATGTTCATGATTATCTTTTGAAGGTAGATGGTGTAGAAGATGTCAAAGTAAATGTATCAAATCATTTCATGGCAGAACAAATCAACAATCAAGTAAACAATAGTCCTAATCCAAACAAGATAAATGAACTTCCAAAAAAAACAGATTAACTTCTAAATCCTAACAAATACCCTCTAAGGAATTGAATTCCCATTGCTGGATCAACACCTTTTGGACATACTTGACTACATGAACCAGCAAAATGACATCTCCAAATTCCATGGGATTCATCAATAATGTCTAGTCTACTATCTTTTCCTTTATCTCTACTATCAGCGACATATCGATATGCTTGTGCTAATGCTTGAGGCCCTACAAATGAAGAATCAGTAGTCATAGTTGGACATGCAGAATTACATAATCCACATTTAATGCAATTTGCAAATTGGATGAAATTTTCTAATTCTTCAGGAGATTGTAAGAACTCTTTTTCGTTTGATTCTAACTCAGTATCATCACGGATTAGATAAGGTTGAATTTTATGATGTGTGTCAAACAATCGTTCAAACTTTACTGCCAAATCACGGATTACTGGAAAATTATTCATTGGTTCTACAGTCACCACATTAGAATCCAATTCACTGATTTTTGTAAAGCATGCTAATCTAGGTTTTCCATTAATCAACATACCACAAGATCCACATGTAGCTTGTCTACAAGAATAACGAACAGCTACAGAATGATCATGATGTTTTTTGACATCAAGAATTGCTTCTAGTACTGTTGTCCATTTTTCATAGGATACATTGAATTCCATGAATTTATTTGAATCATCAGATTCAGGATTAAATCTAGAGATTCTTAGTAAGATTGTTTTTGTTGTAGATAATGCATTAGGTAATTGTTCGTCTGCAACACTAGAGACTTGGGCCATATCTAAGACATCCCCATATTTGTCATAATTATTGTTCTTGAGCCATATCCAATTAATGCAATCATTGCTACTACACATCCATATGAAACAGCCTTTTCATAAACCCTGCCTTGTTTTAGTTCTAGTAAAATAACTCTCAATCCATTAAATCCATGTACTGCAAGTAGAATCAAAATCAATTCAAGCATTATAACATATGGAATTGATCGATAATTTGCTAATACATTTTCATAAGATAAAGAGTCTGAAAATCCTGTTGTTAGACGCATCAAAATATGAACTGCAACTAATCCCACAGATGCTAAAGCAGTCCCATAGTGAATTTTCATTATTGTACTTTCTTTCATTTTATTCACCAAACATTACTGCCATACCATACATCATTGCAACTGCTGCAAGAACGATGGAAGAGTAAATTCCTATTTTATGTCGATAATTTTGAGATGCAGGGTCATATGGATAATCTGGTCTGGCAGGTTTTCCCACACCAACACCGCCATGTCCCAACATAATTCTGATTCCATTTCCAGTGTGAAAAACACACATTCCAATTACAAGAACTAAAAACAGATGTCCTTCTGTAGTTTGAGTCATTGCTAGAAAATCATCCCAACCCATTCGACCTCGTAAAATATTACTTGTTTCATAAACATGTGCAATAAAGTAGCCTAGCAATCCCAGTCCTGTTAAACGCATTAACAAATATGCTATTCTTTCAATTCCGTAACGACCAGGATTAGCCATTCCTTTAATGCCTTCTTTATTTTCATCTTGAGTCATCTAGTATTTTCTCTCCACTGGTTTGTATTTAGTAATTGTTACAGGATGTTTTTTCATTATTGGTTCATTTGGATCGTAATAAGCAAGTGTATGATATAAGAAATTTTCATCATCACGTTTAGGATAATCAGTTCTTGAATGTGCACCACGAGATTCTTTACGATTAATGGCACCAACTAAAAGAACTTCAGCGACTCTAAACATGGAATCAAGTTCCATGACATTTGCAAAATTAGTATTGTATTCTTTTGCTTTATCATCAACATGCTTCCAAGCTAATTTCTTTAATTCACGGATTTTCTTTAGACCATCAACTAGGTCAGTTTCATTTCTATAGACATATGCTTTTTCATTCAAAGTATCTGTAAGTTCTTGTCTTATTTCATATGGATTTACATCTCCATTTCCTCTAAATATTCCATCATAGATTCGCTTCTCTTCTGCTGCAACTAAATGATGAGGCCATTGATCACTATTGTTATTATTCATAGCATATTCAGCTGCAAGTGCGCCAGTGATATTTCCCCAAACAATACATTCGGATGTTGAATTTGCACCTAAACGATTTGAGCCATGAACACTGTTACAAGCCACCTCACCTGCTGCCCAGACACCTTGAATTTCAGTTGCACCATCAATATCAGTATGCAATCCACCCATCATGTAATGGCAAACTGGCCTAATGTCAAGCAAATCTTTTGCAGGATCTATTCCTGAAAATTTAATTGATATTTCTCTAATTCCACCTAATTTTTCTTTGATTTTTTCATCGCCAAGATGTCTCAAATCAAGTTTCATACAATCAGGTCCAGTTTCATGTTTGAATCCACGGCCTTCTTGAATTTCTGTCATAATTGATCTTGACACTATATCACGAGGAGCTAATTCCATTTTTCCTGCAGCATAAGTTTTCATAAATCTCTCACCTTGACTGTTAAGCAAATATCCACCTTCACCTCTTGCACCTTCAGTAATCAATATTCCAGAAGGCAAAATTCCAGTTGGATGGAATTGTACAAACTCCATATCTTTTAATGCCATACCTGCACGGAATCCCATATCTAATCCATCAGGAGTTGAAGAAAGTGCATAAGTTGAAAAACTATACAAACGTCCAGCACCACCAGTTGCAATAATTAGTGCTTTACCTTTAATGGTGTAAAAATTTCCTGAACCTAATTCAATTGCGGTAACTCCCATGAATTTTTTTCCATCATGAATAATTGATGTTACAAACCATTCGTTAAGATATTCAATATTATCATATTTCTGACATGTGTCATACAGAGTTTGCATTTCAAAGAAACCAACTTTATCAGATGCATATGTTGCTCTAGGAAAACTATAACCACCAAAATTTCTTTGATCAATTCTACCATCATCTCGTCTAGACCAAGGCATTCCCCAATGATCTAATTGACGAATTTGTTGTGGCATTTCAACACAAAGGCGTTCTGCAACATCTTGGTCTGCAAGAAAATCACTTCCTTTAACAGTATCATAAACATGAGATTCAATTGTATCACCTTCATCTTCAAAAAGAACTGCAGCAGTTCCACCTTCTGCAGAAACAGAATGAGAACGCATTACCTGAACTTTAGAAACAACCCCAATCTTGAGATTTGGGCCTTTCTTTGCAGCAGAAATTGCAGCTCTTAATCCTGCAAGGCCAGAACCGCAAATGATAAGATCAAAATCTAATGAATTAACCATTTTTAATACAAAAATAGTATTTTTGGGTTAAATATGAAGTATTGTTCATCGGGATTCAGAAATATTAAAATATATCACTAGCGATATCACTAGTGATGATTTCAGAGTGGTTTCAAAGAGTAGGGAGTTCCATACCAAGAGGATTTTCAAGATATTTCATTTTGGAATTATTAAAAGAAAAAACATACACAGGAAAAGAAATTATTGATTATGCAGTTGAACAAAGTAATGGGATTTGGAAACCATCTCCAGGATTAATTTATCCATTATTAGGTAGATTACTAGATGAGAAATTAATTGAAGAAACAAAAGATGGTAGATATCAATTAACAAAATATGGTTTAGAGACAGCACAGGACGTAGATAAAATCAATGATATTGTTAAAAATCAATTAGATGTTCTTTTTAGATTAGGAAACGCGGGAAGATTTGTCGCATTAGATTTACTAGAAAAAATTTCATCAATGGGTTCGATTCTAAGTTCAAACTTGACAAATATGACAGAGGAAGAAACTAAAAAATACAGAGAGTTTTTACAAGACGAATTAAATAAAATGGATGGAAAAAAAGTAAAGAAAAATGGTAAAGAAATCAAAATAGAATAATTAATTAAAAATTAAAATCATAAATAATTCAAAAAAAGTAGAAACTTATGAAAAAATTATCCAGTATGATTAAATCAAAAAAACCTCTTGTAATTCCAGGAGTGTATGATGCTATTGGAGCCAAAATTGCAGAAAAAGTAGGATTCAATGCAATGTTTCAAACTGGATATGGAACTTCAGCAACATTGTTTGGAATGCCAGATTATGGATTTATTGGAGCAACAGAAACAGTAGATAATGCAAGGAGAATCTCAAATGCAATTTCAGTACCACTAATTGTTGATTCAGATACAGGTTATGGAAATGCATTAAGTGTTTGGAAATTAGTTAAAGAATTAGAGGCTGCAGGGGCTGCAGGAATTTTTCTTGAGGATCAAAAATGGCCTAAAAGATGTGGTCATATGCAAGGAAAAGATGTAATATTACAAGAAGAGTACACAGAAAAACTTGGTGCAGCAATTGATGCACGTGAAAACAAAGATTTCATCATTGTAGCTAGAACAGATTCAAGAGCAACTGAAGGATTAGATAAAGCAATTGAAAGAGGACTACAGAATAAAAAAACAGGTGCAGATGCTGTATTTATTGAAGCACCAAAATCATTAGATGAAATGAAAAGAATTGGAAAAGAGATCAAAGCACCATTAGTTGCAAATATGATTGAAGGTGGTGCAACTCCAATTAATTCAGCCGAAACTTTGAGTAAAATTGGATTCAACATTATTCTTTACCCACTATCTGTATTATTTGCCAATACTTTTGCAACAATGAATATTTTACAAGAATTAAAAAATACAGGAACTACTTCAAAATACAAACAAAAAGTAGTAAATTTTGATCAGTTCAATAATTTAGTTGAATTAGATAAATTCAAAAAAATGGAAACAAAGTACAAATTTTCAAAAAGAAAATAAAAAATTTTAAGTAAAGTACGATTAAGATTCGTTTCTCTTTACTTCAATTTCTATTGTTGAAACATTTCGGGTTCTACCATCTTCAGATTCTAATGATTCTGAATCAATTTTGATATTTCCAATGGAATATCCGGCATTTTCAGTTTTTCGTGCAACAATTTGTGCTACATCTACTGCACGACCTATACTAAGTCCCCGAGCTTTGATGTTTACGGATGGTACATTTGCTAATTGAATTAGCGTCGATGTTACATATGCCATCAATGGTTTTTTACCAATGAATATGGTGTCTCTTGTTTCAGTGGACATGGATAATATAGTATTTAACGATAATTTAAAGTTAAAATGAATTTTATATTAAAATTACAAAAAATTGAAAAATCTAGGATTATTAACTTCAAAATATAATTTAAGATACGTTGGAAAATATTTTAAAAATCTTAGAGACAGGGCAAAGTCAAAAAAAAATTGAGATTTTAGAAACGCTACATGATACAAATAATTTGAAAATATTACAACAAATTATTTCAAGATTAAATGATGATAGCATAGAAGTCAGGGGTGAAGCATTTAATGCACTTGTATTAAATCAAAATGAAATCTCAAAAATTTTAATTAAAAATCTTAATTCTCCAAATAAAAATATCAAGGCTTTTACATCACTAGTATTAGCCAACAGAAATGATAAAAATGCAATTCCAAAAATTATGAAAATTGTAAATGATGAACATGAAAGAGTAAGATCTTGTGCGATTGGTGCTTTAGGATATCTAAAAGCAGAAAACATTTCAGAAATTGTTTTAAAATTAATTTCAGATTCTAGTTTAGAAGTGCAAATTAGTGCATTAAATACTGCGATTCAAACAAAAATTTCAATTCCTGAACAAAAAATTAAAGAAATGTCAAAAAATAATGATGTTCAAATAAAAAATCTATTATTAAAATTAAAAAAATAAGTGGACCGAAAGGGATTTGAACCCTTGATCCGATGCATGCCATGCACCTATCCTACCAGACTAGACGACCGGCCCAATAATCAGAATACTGATTGAATAATATTTTTTAAATTGGTTATTAACGTTTAGCGATTAATTATAAGAAATAATTGAAACTAACACAATATATTTAAGATTCGAGATGATGGATGTATTATCATGGTAGTAGACAATAAAGCAACTGTCACGTATGTTCAATTATTAAAAGAAGATCTTCTTGTAAT
This window of the Candidatus Nitrosomarinus catalina genome carries:
- a CDS encoding HEAT repeat domain-containing protein yields the protein MENILKILETGQSQKKIEILETLHDTNNLKILQQIISRLNDDSIEVRGEAFNALVLNQNEISKILIKNLNSPNKNIKAFTSLVLANRNDKNAIPKIMKIVNDEHERVRSCAIGALGYLKAENISEIVLKLISDSSLEVQISALNTAIQTKISIPEQKIKEMSKNNDVQIKNLLLKLKK
- a CDS encoding succinate dehydrogenase, giving the protein MTQDENKEGIKGMANPGRYGIERIAYLLMRLTGLGLLGYFIAHVYETSNILRGRMGWDDFLAMTQTTEGHLFLVLVIGMCVFHTGNGIRIMLGHGGVGVGKPARPDYPYDPASQNYRHKIGIYSSIVLAAVAMMYGMAVMFGE
- a CDS encoding DNA-binding protein, with product MSTETRDTIFIGKKPLMAYVTSTLIQLANVPSVNIKARGLSIGRAVDVAQIVARKTENAGYSIGNIKIDSESLESEDGRTRNVSTIEIEVKRNES
- a CDS encoding isocitrate lyase/PEP mutase family protein; amino-acid sequence: MIKSKKPLVIPGVYDAIGAKIAEKVGFNAMFQTGYGTSATLFGMPDYGFIGATETVDNARRISNAISVPLIVDSDTGYGNALSVWKLVKELEAAGAAGIFLEDQKWPKRCGHMQGKDVILQEEYTEKLGAAIDARENKDFIIVARTDSRATEGLDKAIERGLQNKKTGADAVFIEAPKSLDEMKRIGKEIKAPLVANMIEGGATPINSAETLSKIGFNIILYPLSVLFANTFATMNILQELKNTGTTSKYKQKVVNFDQFNNLVELDKFKKMETKYKFSKRK
- a CDS encoding PadR family transcriptional regulator gives rise to the protein MISEWFQRVGSSIPRGFSRYFILELLKEKTYTGKEIIDYAVEQSNGIWKPSPGLIYPLLGRLLDEKLIEETKDGRYQLTKYGLETAQDVDKINDIVKNQLDVLFRLGNAGRFVALDLLEKISSMGSILSSNLTNMTEEETKKYREFLQDELNKMDGKKVKKNGKEIKIE
- the argH gene encoding argininosuccinate lyase, producing the protein MYRSRLGTDLSNITLDYVSSIDDDSQIALYDIIGSQAHTVMLLENKIITKNDAKKILSSLENLKNEKFDSSSGAEDIHELIESLVIKKSGMASGGKMHTARSRNDQVVLDIRMKIRDDINIICNCLLDTIESLVSVSKNHQKTIIPFYTHLQQAQAGLFSHYLLAQADVLSRDFQRLFDTFERINQSPLGAGPVGGTSITIDRHSTAKMLGFDSVVENSLDATSTRDFVAEYVAMVSILMTNLSRISEDFIIWSTSEFSFIELSDEFTSPSSVMPQKKNPDILELTRGKTAEIIGNLTAILTTVKGLASGYGRDLQQIKSSIWSTSKISISALLIIKSIILTMKVNEKQMKKVTESSNLIALDIAEKLVQEGVPFRVTHKIAGVLVQLAHNSKKPISKLTTPEIKKSVEGTKVDTKLVSEIISNTSVISSLKDRKSFGSSGYDEQKRMISDRTEKINCWRLEMSERENKIKSSLNDLQKSIDDIL
- a CDS encoding succinate dehydrogenase/fumarate reductase iron-sulfur subunit, encoding MAQVSSVADEQLPNALSTTKTILLRISRFNPESDDSNKFMEFNVSYEKWTTVLEAILDVKKHHDHSVAVRYSCRQATCGSCGMLINGKPRLACFTKISELDSNVVTVEPMNNFPVIRDLAVKFERLFDTHHKIQPYLIRDDTELESNEKEFLQSPEELENFIQFANCIKCGLCNSACPTMTTDSSFVGPQALAQAYRYVADSRDKGKDSRLDIIDESHGIWRCHFAGSCSQVCPKGVDPAMGIQFLRGYLLGFRS
- a CDS encoding succinate dehydrogenase/fumarate reductase flavoprotein subunit: MVNSLDFDLIICGSGLAGLRAAISAAKKGPNLKIGVVSKVQVMRSHSVSAEGGTAAVLFEDEGDTIESHVYDTVKGSDFLADQDVAERLCVEMPQQIRQLDHWGMPWSRRDDGRIDQRNFGGYSFPRATYASDKVGFFEMQTLYDTCQKYDNIEYLNEWFVTSIIHDGKKFMGVTAIELGSGNFYTIKGKALIIATGGAGRLYSFSTYALSSTPDGLDMGFRAGMALKDMEFVQFHPTGILPSGILITEGARGEGGYLLNSQGERFMKTYAAGKMELAPRDIVSRSIMTEIQEGRGFKHETGPDCMKLDLRHLGDEKIKEKLGGIREISIKFSGIDPAKDLLDIRPVCHYMMGGLHTDIDGATEIQGVWAAGEVACNSVHGSNRLGANSTSECIVWGNITGALAAEYAMNNNNSDQWPHHLVAAEEKRIYDGIFRGNGDVNPYEIRQELTDTLNEKAYVYRNETDLVDGLKKIRELKKLAWKHVDDKAKEYNTNFANVMELDSMFRVAEVLLVGAINRKESRGAHSRTDYPKRDDENFLYHTLAYYDPNEPIMKKHPVTITKYKPVERKY
- a CDS encoding metal-sulfur cluster assembly factor: MSQDIKLLRVKIFDELSKIVDPEINTSIVELELIDEVDINDSNVKVDLHLTSPFCPAVFGFKICQDVHDYLLKVDGVEDVKVNVSNHFMAEQINNQVNNSPNPNKINELPKKTD
- a CDS encoding succinate dehydrogenase — encoded protein: MKESTIMKIHYGTALASVGLVAVHILMRLTTGFSDSLSYENVLANYRSIPYVIMLELILILLAVHGFNGLRVILLELKQGRVYEKAVSYGCVVAMIALIGYGSRTIIMTNMGMS